In Chryseobacterium oryzae, the genomic stretch GAGCAATGGGAACTATGTTGCAGCGGTACAAATTTGAAGAAGAAGATTATCGTGGCGAACGTTTCAAGGATTGGGAACATCCGGTAAAAGGAAATAACGATTTACTTTCATTAACGCAGCCTCATGCAATAAAGGAAGTTCATAAAAAATACTTGGAAGCTGGGGCAGATATTATAGAAACCAATACGTTTTCGGGAACTACGATTGCGATGGCAGATTATCACATGCAGGATTTGGTGTATGAATTGAACTATGAATCTGCAAAAATTGCCAGAAAAGTTTGTGATGAATTCACAGCTCAAAATCCTGATAAACCGCGATTTGTTGCCGGTTCTATCGGGCCTACCAACAGAACAGCGAGTTTAAGTCCTGATGTTAATGATCCGGGTTTTCGGGCGATTACTTTTGAAGAATTGCGTGTAGCTTACAAACAGCAATGTGAAGCTTTATTAGACGGAGGTTCAGATATTTTGCTGGTGGAAACCATCTTTGATACCTTAAATGCCAAAGCGGCATTATTTGCTATTGATGAAATTCAGGAAGAAAGAGGGATTTCAATTCCTATTATGGTTTCAGGAACAATTACCGATGCTTCAGGAAGAACATTAAGCGGACAAACCGCAGAAGCATTCTTGATTTCTGTTTCACACCTAAATTTATTAAGTGTGGGTTTTAATTGTGCACTCGGAGCCAATCAGTTAACTCCCTATTTAGAAACATTGTCACATAATTCAGAGTTCCATATTTCAGCTTACCCGAATGCGGGTCTTCCCAATGCTTTCGGGCAGTATGATGAATCTCCGGAATTTATGGCTGAACAGATCAGAGAATATGCCGAGAAAGGTTTAATTAATATTATTGGTGGATGTTGTGGTACAACACCAGACCATATTAAAGCAATTGCAGATTTGGTACAAACCTACCAGCCAAGAAAACTTAACGTAACAATATAACAATGCATCAGTTTATTAGTTGTCTAACAAAATATTATTCTGAACGAAGTAAAGAATCATATTGTTATATGGGTAAACTTTTATATTGGTAAATTAAAAGATGAAATACTTAAAATTATCAGGGCTTGAGCCCCTTATTATAACTCCGGAGTCTAATTTTATTAATGTTGGAGAGAGAACCAATGTGGCGGGTTCCAAAAAATTTCTTCGATTAATTAAAGAAGAAAAATTTTCAGAAGCTTTAGATATCGCCAGAGATCAGGTAGATGGAGGAGCTCAGATTTTGGATGTCAATTTTGATGACGGTCTTATTGATGGTAAAGCTTCCATGGTCAAATTCCTTAATCTTATTGGGTCAGAGCCGGATATCTCTAAAATTCCGATTATGATTGATTCTTCCAAATGGGAAATTTTGGAAACCGGTCTTCAGGTGGTACAGGGTAAATGCGTGGTAAATTCCATCAGTTTAAAAGAAGGAAAAGAAGAGTTCGTAAAACACGCCAAAGCTATTAAGAGATACGGTGCGGCGGTTATTGTGATGGCTTTTGATGAGGTTGGGCAGGCTGATAATTACGAAAGAAGAATTGAAATTACCAAAAGATCGTACGATATATTGGTTAATGAGGTTAAATTTCCTGCAGAAGATATAATTTTCGATTTAAATATATTTCCGGTAGCTACGGGAATGGAAGAACATCGCAAAAATGCCATCGATTTTATTGAGGCAACGCGCTGGGTTCGTCAGAATCTTCCGTATGCGTCTGTGAGCGGAGGAGTTTCTAATGTTTCGTTTTCATTTCGTGGGAATGATACCGTGAGAGAAGCCATGCACTCGGTTTTCCTGTATCACGCTATTCAGGCTGGGATGAATATCGGAATCGTAAATCCTGCAATGCTCGAGGTTTATGATGAAATAAATAAAGAGCTTCTGGAATTAGTTGAAGATGTGATTCTTGACAGAAGAGATGATGCCACCGAAAGGCTTTTAGATTATTCTGAACGTAATAAATCGGTTAAAAAGGAAAAAACAGAAGAACTTGAATGGCGTACCCACTCTTTACAGGACAGAATTACCCATTCTTTAGTGAAAGGAATAGATCGTTTTATAGAAGAAGATGTAGAAGAAGCAAGGCTTCAGTCTGAAAGACCACTGCATGTGATTGAAGTTAATCTGATGGTGGGAATGGGTGTTGTGGGCGACCTTTTCGGAAGCGGGAAAATGTTCCTTCCACAGGTTGTAAAATCTGCCCGTGTTATGAAAAAGGCGGTAGCATATCTTCAGCCGTTCATAGAGGCAGAAAAAGATCATACCCAGAAAGCCAATGGTAAAATTCTGATGGCTACGGTAAAAGGCGATGTTCACGATATTGGTAAAAATATCGTAAGTGTAGTTTTGGGCTGTAATAATTACGAAATTGTTGATTTGGGGGTGATGGTTCCTGCCGAAAAAATCATTCAGGCGGCTGTTGAGCATCAGGTGGATGTGATTGGTTTGAGCGGATTGATTACGCCAAGTTTGGACGAAATGGTGTATATCGCTTCAGAATTAGAGAGACAAAATTTAGATTTTCCTTTATTGATAGGCGGTGCAACTACTTCAAAAGCCCATACCGCTGTGAAAATAGATTTAAAATATAAAAATGCCGTTGTGCATGTTAATGACGCTTCCAGAGCGGTAAATGTAGTGAGTTCATTATTGGGTGACAGAAACAAAGAATATGTTGAAGATTTAAAAACCGATTATTCAGATTTTAGAGAAAAATTTCTGAACAGGCAGGTGGAAAAAAATTATGCTTCTCTTGAAGATGCCCGAAAGAATAAGTTTAAAATAGATTGGGAAAAAGAAGAAATTTTTACACCGAACAATTTAGGTATTCAGGTTTTTGAAAATCAGGATTTGAGAGAATTATTACCTTTTATCGATTGGTCGCCGTTTTTCAGAAGCTGGGATCTCCATGGGAAATATCCGGATATTTTAGAAGATGAGGTAGTAGGAACTCAGGCAACAGAATTATTTAAAGATGCACAGGTTATTTTAAAAAGAATTTTAGATGAAAAACTATTGACGGCAAAAGCAGTTTTCGGAATCTTTAAAGCAAATTCCAATGAAACGGATGATATTTTGATCTTCGATGAAAATGGTGTTCGGCAGTCAAAATTCATTACTTTAAGACAACAGGCACAGCGTTCTCAGGGAAAAGATTATCTGGCTTTAAGCGATTTTATTGCTCCTCAAAATTCAGAAAAAACCGATTATGTGGGAGCTTTCTGTGTAACAACAGGTTTCGGAACCGATGAACTGGCTGAAGAATATGAAAAAGCGAACGATGATTATAATGCGATTATGGTAAAAGCTTTGGCAGACCGTTTTGCAGAAGCTTATGCCGAATTTTTGCATAAAAAAGTCCGTACAGAATATTGGGGCTACGCCAATCAGGAAAATTTAAGCAACGAAGAATTAATTGCCGAAAAATATAAAGGAACCCGCCCTGCTCCTGGATATCCTGCATGTCCGGATCATTTGGAAAAGCATGCAATTTGGGACTTGCTAAAAGTAGAAGAAAAAATTGGAGTTTATTTAACCGAAAGCTTAGCGATGTTCCCAACGGCATCGGTTTCGGGGTATTATTTCGGAAGCCCACACGCCAAATATTTTGGTTTGGGTAAAATTGACGAAGACCAGTTGAAAGAATATTCCGAAAGAAAAGGTATTTCTTTACAGGAAGCAAGAAAATGGCTGAATCCTAATTTGGCAGATGGAATTTAAGCTGAAAAAACAAAAAATTAAACTTACTATCATTACATGAAAATCACCGACCATATAAAAAATGCAAACGGAAAAACTTTATTCTCTCTCGAAGTTGTTCCGCCTCAAAAAGGTATTGGAATTGAAGATTTATATAAAAATATAGACCCTTTAATGGAATTTAAACCTCCGT encodes the following:
- the metH gene encoding methionine synthase, coding for MKYLKLSGLEPLIITPESNFINVGERTNVAGSKKFLRLIKEEKFSEALDIARDQVDGGAQILDVNFDDGLIDGKASMVKFLNLIGSEPDISKIPIMIDSSKWEILETGLQVVQGKCVVNSISLKEGKEEFVKHAKAIKRYGAAVIVMAFDEVGQADNYERRIEITKRSYDILVNEVKFPAEDIIFDLNIFPVATGMEEHRKNAIDFIEATRWVRQNLPYASVSGGVSNVSFSFRGNDTVREAMHSVFLYHAIQAGMNIGIVNPAMLEVYDEINKELLELVEDVILDRRDDATERLLDYSERNKSVKKEKTEELEWRTHSLQDRITHSLVKGIDRFIEEDVEEARLQSERPLHVIEVNLMVGMGVVGDLFGSGKMFLPQVVKSARVMKKAVAYLQPFIEAEKDHTQKANGKILMATVKGDVHDIGKNIVSVVLGCNNYEIVDLGVMVPAEKIIQAAVEHQVDVIGLSGLITPSLDEMVYIASELERQNLDFPLLIGGATTSKAHTAVKIDLKYKNAVVHVNDASRAVNVVSSLLGDRNKEYVEDLKTDYSDFREKFLNRQVEKNYASLEDARKNKFKIDWEKEEIFTPNNLGIQVFENQDLRELLPFIDWSPFFRSWDLHGKYPDILEDEVVGTQATELFKDAQVILKRILDEKLLTAKAVFGIFKANSNETDDILIFDENGVRQSKFITLRQQAQRSQGKDYLALSDFIAPQNSEKTDYVGAFCVTTGFGTDELAEEYEKANDDYNAIMVKALADRFAEAYAEFLHKKVRTEYWGYANQENLSNEELIAEKYKGTRPAPGYPACPDHLEKHAIWDLLKVEEKIGVYLTESLAMFPTASVSGYYFGSPHAKYFGLGKIDEDQLKEYSERKGISLQEARKWLNPNLADGI
- a CDS encoding homocysteine S-methyltransferase family protein, producing MKNSEQLYKALSDRILVLDGAMGTMLQRYKFEEEDYRGERFKDWEHPVKGNNDLLSLTQPHAIKEVHKKYLEAGADIIETNTFSGTTIAMADYHMQDLVYELNYESAKIARKVCDEFTAQNPDKPRFVAGSIGPTNRTASLSPDVNDPGFRAITFEELRVAYKQQCEALLDGGSDILLVETIFDTLNAKAALFAIDEIQEERGISIPIMVSGTITDASGRTLSGQTAEAFLISVSHLNLLSVGFNCALGANQLTPYLETLSHNSEFHISAYPNAGLPNAFGQYDESPEFMAEQIREYAEKGLINIIGGCCGTTPDHIKAIADLVQTYQPRKLNVTI